One Deinococcus aestuarii DNA segment encodes these proteins:
- a CDS encoding tyrosine-type recombinase/integrase yields the protein MARAKAQDRKAGNGRGSIDELPSGKYRWRITVGIKPDGTPIRKSGTAATEKAAFQAMTTAQADHLRGGVAAPDRVTLGEWLERWRKGKEAGLAAKTRHNYEKLVELHIKPQLGRKRLQDVRPADLRALYTHLTGEGLGDSMQRQVHNVLHGAFAEALRLELVMRDPTAVVRPTPVRREAAPVEKALTAEEVAALLPVLQASRWGLIFEFMLHTGLRRGEACGLRWEHVDMEKGMVHIRENLVSINGEVQVSTPKTAKSARRVHLSGEGLACLRRQTALQAFEREALSAGPVKGHAKTYQRKRLWEDTGYVFTGISGVRLNPENLGRYLAQLCEQAKIRPVTVHGLRHTHASLMLRRGVPLEVVSEKLGHSRPSFTADVYRTVYQSEHEEWAVNLSELTTIRARSLN from the coding sequence GTGGCGCGAGCGAAGGCGCAGGATCGCAAGGCCGGGAACGGGCGCGGCAGCATCGACGAGTTGCCCAGCGGGAAGTACCGCTGGCGAATCACGGTGGGCATCAAGCCCGATGGGACGCCGATCCGCAAGAGCGGGACCGCAGCGACCGAGAAGGCGGCATTTCAAGCCATGACCACGGCTCAGGCGGACCACCTGCGCGGCGGGGTGGCGGCACCGGACCGCGTGACGCTGGGCGAGTGGCTAGAGCGGTGGCGGAAGGGCAAGGAAGCGGGCCTGGCCGCGAAGACGCGGCACAACTATGAGAAGCTGGTCGAGTTGCACATCAAGCCACAACTGGGCCGGAAGCGGCTTCAGGACGTGCGCCCCGCCGACTTGCGAGCGCTGTATACCCACCTCACGGGCGAGGGGCTGGGCGACTCCATGCAGCGCCAGGTGCACAACGTTTTGCACGGGGCCTTTGCCGAGGCGCTACGGCTGGAACTCGTCATGCGCGACCCGACCGCCGTGGTACGACCCACCCCTGTACGCCGGGAGGCCGCGCCGGTCGAGAAGGCCCTGACGGCGGAAGAGGTGGCGGCGCTGCTGCCCGTGCTTCAGGCAAGCCGCTGGGGGCTGATCTTCGAGTTCATGCTTCACACCGGCCTGCGCCGGGGCGAGGCGTGCGGGCTGCGTTGGGAGCACGTTGACATGGAGAAGGGCATGGTCCACATCCGGGAAAATCTCGTGTCGATCAACGGCGAGGTTCAGGTCAGCACGCCCAAGACCGCGAAAAGCGCGCGACGCGTGCACCTCTCCGGCGAAGGGCTGGCCTGCCTGCGCCGTCAGACCGCCCTGCAAGCCTTCGAGCGCGAGGCGTTGAGCGCCGGGCCGGTCAAGGGGCACGCGAAGACGTATCAGAGGAAGCGCCTCTGGGAAGACACCGGGTACGTCTTCACAGGCATCTCAGGCGTACGGCTGAACCCGGAAAACCTGGGCCGCTACCTCGCGCAGCTCTGCGAACAGGCGAAGATCAGGCCCGTCACGGTACACGGCCTGCGCCACACGCACGCTTCCCTGATGCTGCGCCGTGGCGTGCCCTTGGAGGTGGTCAGCGAGAAGCTGGGGCACTCGCGCCCGTCCTTCACGGCGGACGTGTACCGGACGGTGTACCAGAGCGAGCATGAAGAGTGGGCGGTGAACCTTAGTGAGCTGACAACCATACGGGCGCGGTCATTGAACTGA
- a CDS encoding HD domain-containing protein, whose product MFRRRPPLPPFPPGALLVGGAARDWLRGVEPKDFDWAAPDPEGAARALAAALAGSAFPLDEERGYWRVHAGNGVQHDFVPLPGDVTDDLLRRDFTVNALALTGRQDVLDPSGGRADLRSRRLRMVSAANLRADPLRAWRAARFEVTLAFRLEAATEGKVRAVAAELAAGGLPMPAPERVREEMHALLGHPDAARGLLRLEDLGLLALTIPELREGIGVMQGGFHHLDVFGHGVEALHQLLARFPDADLTLRWATLLHDVGKPRARGTNPRSGRTTFYEHDKIGAALTGQILTRLRLPSAQVERASALVRAHMAPLPAGEREARRFVHRRRALLPDLLRLMLADREAARGPDSHPAIRHAYAEEMDRVLAALEEQPAAPPPLLTGEDVMTLLGIGPGPAVGRALREVAEAQALGEVRTPGEARALVLSRAGKG is encoded by the coding sequence ATGTTCCGCCGCCGCCCTCCCCTCCCCCCCTTTCCGCCGGGTGCCCTGCTGGTCGGGGGGGCGGCGCGCGACTGGCTGCGCGGCGTTGAGCCCAAAGATTTCGACTGGGCCGCCCCCGACCCGGAAGGCGCGGCGCGGGCGCTGGCGGCGGCGCTGGCAGGCTCGGCCTTCCCGCTCGACGAGGAGCGCGGGTACTGGCGCGTCCACGCCGGGAACGGGGTGCAGCACGACTTCGTGCCGCTGCCGGGGGACGTGACGGACGACCTGCTGCGGCGCGACTTCACGGTGAACGCGCTCGCGCTAACGGGGAGGCAAGACGTTCTCGACCCCTCGGGCGGGCGGGCCGACCTGCGCTCGCGGCGGCTGCGGATGGTCTCGGCGGCGAACCTGCGCGCGGACCCGTTGCGGGCGTGGCGGGCCGCGCGCTTCGAGGTCACCCTGGCCTTCCGGCTGGAGGCGGCGACGGAAGGCAAGGTGCGGGCGGTCGCGGCGGAGCTGGCGGCGGGAGGGCTCCCCATGCCCGCCCCCGAGCGGGTGCGCGAGGAGATGCACGCCCTCCTCGGTCACCCCGACGCGGCGCGCGGCCTCCTGCGCCTGGAAGACCTCGGCCTCCTCGCCCTGACGATCCCCGAGCTGCGGGAGGGCATCGGCGTGATGCAGGGCGGCTTTCACCACCTCGACGTGTTCGGGCATGGCGTAGAGGCGCTGCACCAGCTCCTCGCGCGCTTTCCAGACGCCGACCTGACCCTGCGCTGGGCCACCCTCCTCCACGACGTCGGCAAGCCGCGCGCGCGGGGCACCAATCCGAGGTCGGGCCGCACCACCTTCTACGAGCACGACAAGATCGGCGCGGCGCTGACCGGGCAGATTCTCACGAGGCTGCGGTTACCCTCGGCGCAGGTGGAGCGGGCTTCGGCCCTCGTGCGGGCGCACATGGCCCCGCTTCCGGCGGGGGAGCGCGAGGCCCGGCGCTTCGTCCACCGTCGCCGGGCGCTGTTGCCCGACCTGCTGCGCCTGATGCTCGCCGACCGCGAGGCGGCGCGGGGGCCCGACAGCCACCCCGCGATCCGGCACGCCTATGCGGAAGAGATGGACCGGGTGCTCGCGGCGCTGGAGGAGCAGCCCGCCGCGCCCCCGCCCCTCCTGACGGGCGAGGACGTGATGACGCTGCTGGGGATCGGGCCGGGTCCCGCCGTCGGTCGGGCGCTGCGGGAGGTGGCGGAGGCGCAGGCGCTGGGCGAGGTGCGCACCCCCGGTGAGGCGCGGGCGCTGGTGCTCTCCCGGGCCGGAAAGGGTTAA
- a CDS encoding glycoside hydrolase family 13 protein: MSRPESPSVTPEWVKDAVFYQIFPDRFARSGRVRGLSLQPWGSPPQLHGYMGGDLWGVAEHLDHLGALGVNAIYFCPVFQSASNHRYHTHDYFRVDPMLGGDEALRHLLGEAHARGIRVVLDGVFNHASRGFFQFNDLLEQGEASAYRDWFHVESWPLHAYHQRKPANYHAWWGNRALPKFNTDNPAVREFLWDVAEHWTRFGIDGWRLDVPNEIDDDEFWREFRRRVKAVNPEAYIVGELWGDAHRWLAGDQFDAVMNYHFTRPCLAFFGGRTLDHPMNERSGTGRVEPMDAAGFARRMTEVTRLYHPDIVAAQLNLLDSHDTARYVTAVGGDATAYRLATVFQMTYLGAPCIYYGDEVGLHGGPDPDCRRAFPWQGEESWDRQTLDLTRTLTAARHASAALRRGTFEVTHAQGDHLAFARRHRDGNAHVALNCAEDCARLPLVGVQPGTYRDVLSGRTFELGGETEVEVPGRGAVVLVRV, encoded by the coding sequence ATGAGCCGCCCCGAGTCGCCCTCCGTCACGCCCGAGTGGGTCAAGGACGCCGTTTTCTACCAGATTTTCCCCGACCGCTTCGCGCGCAGCGGCCGCGTCCGGGGCCTGAGTCTCCAGCCGTGGGGCAGCCCGCCGCAGCTTCACGGGTACATGGGCGGCGATCTGTGGGGCGTGGCCGAACACCTCGACCACCTCGGGGCGCTCGGCGTCAACGCGATCTACTTCTGCCCGGTCTTCCAGTCGGCCTCGAACCACCGCTACCACACCCACGACTATTTCCGGGTAGACCCCATGCTGGGCGGTGACGAGGCGCTGCGCCACCTCCTGGGCGAGGCGCACGCCCGGGGTATCCGGGTGGTGCTCGACGGCGTGTTCAACCACGCGAGCCGGGGCTTTTTCCAGTTCAACGATCTGTTGGAGCAGGGCGAGGCGAGCGCGTACCGCGACTGGTTCCATGTCGAGAGCTGGCCTCTCCACGCCTACCACCAGAGGAAGCCCGCGAACTACCACGCGTGGTGGGGCAACCGGGCGCTGCCCAAGTTCAACACCGATAACCCCGCCGTGCGCGAATTCCTGTGGGACGTGGCCGAGCACTGGACGCGCTTCGGCATCGACGGCTGGCGCCTCGACGTGCCCAACGAGATCGACGACGACGAGTTCTGGCGCGAGTTCCGCCGCCGGGTCAAGGCGGTCAACCCCGAGGCCTACATCGTGGGCGAACTCTGGGGTGACGCGCACCGCTGGCTCGCCGGGGACCAGTTCGACGCGGTGATGAACTACCACTTCACCCGCCCCTGCCTCGCCTTTTTCGGCGGGCGCACGCTTGACCACCCCATGAACGAGCGCAGCGGCACGGGCCGCGTCGAGCCGATGGACGCCGCCGGATTCGCCCGCCGCATGACCGAGGTGACCCGCCTCTACCACCCCGACATCGTGGCCGCGCAGCTCAACCTGCTGGACTCGCACGACACGGCCCGCTACGTGACGGCGGTGGGCGGGGACGCGACGGCCTACCGCCTCGCCACCGTCTTCCAGATGACCTACCTGGGGGCCCCCTGCATCTACTACGGCGACGAGGTGGGCCTCCACGGCGGCCCCGACCCCGACTGCCGCCGCGCCTTCCCCTGGCAGGGCGAGGAGAGCTGGGACCGCCAGACCCTCGACCTCACCCGCACCCTCACCGCCGCCCGCCACGCTTCGGCGGCCCTGCGGCGCGGCACCTTCGAGGTCACCCACGCGCAGGGCGACCACCTCGCCTTCGCGCGCAGGCACCGGGATGGAAACGCCCACGTCGCCCTCAACTGCGCCGAGGACTGCGCCCGCCTTCCCCTGGTGGGCGTGCAGCCGGGCACCTACCGGGACGTGCTGAGCGGACGAACCTTCGAGCTGGGCGGGGAGACCGAGGTGGAGGTTCCGGGGCGCGGAGCGGTGGTGCTGGTCCGGGTGTAG